In Geobacter sp., a single window of DNA contains:
- a CDS encoding nitrous oxide-stimulated promoter family protein, with the protein MERSFTADQVRDLKVLVAFVRLYCHAHHCQSPQQEVALPEELRKRFSGTVLLCPECAALVTHGIQKRSRCPLDPKPSCKKCHIHCYSKEYRAEIRKIMAYSGKRMILKGRLDYLWHYLF; encoded by the coding sequence ATGGAGAGATCTTTTACGGCAGATCAGGTTCGGGACCTGAAGGTCTTGGTGGCGTTTGTCCGGCTTTATTGCCATGCCCATCACTGCCAGAGCCCACAGCAGGAGGTTGCCCTGCCGGAAGAACTGCGCAAGCGCTTTTCTGGCACAGTTCTTCTCTGCCCGGAGTGTGCCGCCTTGGTGACGCATGGCATCCAGAAGCGGAGCAGATGTCCGCTCGATCCCAAGCCCTCCTGCAAGAAATGTCATATCCACTGTTACAGCAAGGAATACCGGGCCGAGATCAGAAAGATCATGGCATATTCCGGGAAACGGATGATCCTGAAAGGACGGCTGGATTACCTCTGGCACTACCTCTTCTGA
- a CDS encoding 4Fe-4S ferredoxin, translating into MKRKIVQIDQEKCNGCGICVPACAEGAIRMENGKAVLSADNLCDGLGACLGECPQDAIRIIERDADAFDESAVEEHLQASGRVHHAPVQPVPVAAPHAAGGGCPGSRVMHMAPAQVPEVGEAGRQPSQLQQWPVQLHLVPVTAPYLQDADLLIAADCVPFAYPNFHQDFLRGKAVVVGCPKLDDNRAYLDKLTELFGTGSIKSITVVRMEVPCCGGIVMAARQALAASGRTIPFREVTIGIQGEIKGDIG; encoded by the coding sequence ATGAAGCGAAAGATTGTACAGATTGATCAGGAGAAGTGTAACGGCTGCGGCATCTGTGTGCCGGCATGCGCGGAGGGGGCCATCAGGATGGAAAACGGCAAGGCGGTCCTCTCTGCCGACAACCTCTGTGATGGGCTGGGAGCCTGTCTCGGTGAGTGCCCCCAGGATGCCATCCGGATCATCGAACGGGATGCGGATGCGTTCGATGAATCGGCGGTAGAGGAACATCTGCAGGCAAGCGGCCGTGTTCATCATGCCCCGGTCCAGCCCGTTCCTGTTGCAGCACCGCATGCTGCCGGAGGGGGATGCCCCGGCTCCAGGGTCATGCATATGGCCCCGGCGCAGGTGCCCGAGGTCGGCGAGGCCGGCCGCCAGCCGAGTCAGCTGCAGCAGTGGCCTGTTCAACTGCATCTTGTGCCGGTGACCGCTCCGTATCTGCAGGATGCCGACCTTCTCATTGCCGCGGATTGCGTCCCCTTTGCCTACCCGAATTTCCACCAGGATTTTCTCCGCGGCAAGGCGGTTGTCGTGGGTTGCCCGAAACTGGACGACAATCGCGCCTATCTCGACAAGCTGACTGAACTGTTCGGTACGGGCAGCATCAAGAGCATTACCGTGGTGCGGATGGAGGTGCCATGCTGCGGCGGTATCGTCATGGCTGCCCGGCAGGCCCTGGCAGCCAGCGGCAGAACCATCCCGTTCCGCGAGGTAACCATCGGCATACAGGGCGAAATCAAAGGAGATATTGGCTAG
- a CDS encoding redoxin domain-containing protein has translation MCVSTLVTQQAPDFTADAIMPDNSFGQITLSSFRGKYVILFFYPLDFTFVCPSEIIAFDKRIEAFRSKNCEVVGVSVDSKFTHFAWKNTTVENGGIGNIQYPLVADLNKNISRSYGILFNEAVALRGLFLIDTKGVIRHSIINDLPLGRSVDEALRMLDALQFVETHGDQVCPANWREGDDAMKPTAEGVASYLAKHGK, from the coding sequence ATGTGTGTCAGCACTCTCGTTACGCAGCAGGCCCCTGATTTCACCGCCGATGCGATCATGCCTGATAACAGCTTCGGCCAGATTACCCTGTCGTCGTTTCGGGGCAAGTATGTCATCCTCTTTTTCTACCCCCTGGACTTTACCTTTGTCTGCCCGTCGGAGATCATTGCCTTTGACAAGCGGATCGAGGCATTCCGCAGCAAGAACTGCGAAGTGGTCGGCGTTTCGGTGGATTCGAAGTTTACCCATTTTGCCTGGAAGAACACGACGGTGGAGAATGGCGGCATCGGCAATATCCAGTATCCGCTGGTTGCCGACCTGAACAAGAACATCTCACGTTCCTACGGCATCCTCTTCAATGAAGCGGTCGCCCTGCGCGGACTTTTCCTCATCGACACCAAGGGGGTCATCCGCCACTCCATCATCAATGACCTCCCCTTGGGACGTAGCGTCGACGAGGCGCTCAGGATGCTCGACGCGCTTCAGTTCGTCGAAACCCATGGGGACCAGGTCTGTCCTGCAAACTGGAGAGAAGGCGACGATGCCATGAAACCGACAGCCGAGGGGGTTGCCAGTTACCTGGCCAAGCACGGCAAGTAA
- a CDS encoding exosortase system-associated protein, TIGR04073 family, with protein sequence MRIFAALLPLLFCLVCTVPAVAQESQPPEAVVEKMAFKLGRGVTNVFTSVAELPKQTYITVRDRGAVGYVIGPLKGLGMTLYRGVVGSVEAIFFMVPQPGYYDPMVEPEYVWQGWEDKHSEQKTSKTE encoded by the coding sequence ATGCGCATTTTTGCTGCACTGCTTCCGCTCTTATTCTGCCTTGTCTGCACCGTGCCTGCAGTTGCCCAGGAATCCCAGCCTCCGGAAGCCGTGGTTGAAAAGATGGCATTTAAGCTGGGACGGGGAGTGACCAATGTCTTCACCAGCGTTGCCGAACTCCCCAAGCAGACCTATATCACCGTCCGCGACCGGGGGGCGGTGGGGTATGTCATCGGTCCCCTCAAGGGGCTCGGAATGACTCTGTACCGGGGAGTTGTCGGTAGTGTTGAAGCGATCTTCTTCATGGTTCCGCAACCGGGGTACTATGATCCGATGGTCGAACCGGAATATGTCTGGCAGGGCTGGGAGGATAAGCATAGTGAACAGAAGACTTCGAAGACTGAGTAA
- a CDS encoding exosortase system-associated protein, TIGR04073 family: MPGKGLRIQVAMLLAALLFTPVLAQADRYKDVDSSTPQEIADGMGTKLARGVANVTTGWGELPKQIYYTTKQDGWAKGLIVGPVKGVVMTLVRTASGLGEVLTFFVPYPGFYDPYFDPAYVWQKE; the protein is encoded by the coding sequence ATGCCGGGGAAAGGACTTCGGATTCAGGTTGCGATGCTGCTTGCGGCACTGCTGTTCACCCCTGTGCTGGCACAGGCCGACCGCTACAAGGACGTGGATAGTTCAACACCCCAGGAGATCGCCGACGGGATGGGAACCAAGCTGGCGCGAGGGGTAGCCAACGTCACCACCGGCTGGGGGGAGCTCCCTAAGCAGATTTACTATACGACAAAGCAGGATGGCTGGGCAAAGGGTCTCATCGTCGGGCCGGTCAAGGGGGTCGTGATGACGCTTGTCCGTACCGCATCGGGACTGGGAGAGGTCCTGACCTTTTTCGTCCCGTATCCCGGTTTTTATGACCCCTATTTCGACCCTGCCTATGTCTGGCAGAAGGAGTGA
- a CDS encoding TIGR03960 family B12-binding radical SAM protein produces the protein MGHEMGAVIKPDAELRIALAFPDVYEVGMSHLGLKILYAILNALPWVAAERVYAPWPDMEELLRREGLPLVTLETARSLADVQIVGFTLQYELSYTNILNMLDLAGIPLCAADRTERDPLVIGGGPCAANPEPLADFFDAFVLGDGEEVVIELVVAVREGRRAGLSREQILDRLAGIPGVYVPSLFEIAYDPSGRVSGIKAKKAGYERVQRRCLPDLEHAPFPVAPVVPFLKTVHDRVSIEIARGCTRGCRFCQAGYLYRPVRERSPERVLSCVADSLRASGYEEISLLSLSAGDYSCIEPLLKALMGRYAEDRIAVSLPSLRVGTLTQELVDEIKKVRKTGFTLAPEAGSERMRQAINKGISEQDLLDNAYAAYAAGWRLIKLYFMIGLPGETDDDVLAIVDLARKVKVQGKRAGRGGEVNVSVSNFVPKSHTPFQWSAQIDESEILARQKLLRGELRRGKLNFKWHDAPLSSLEGVFARGDRRLGKVLLRAHAAGCRFDGWGEHFRSDLWQQVFAECMVEPGWYLRQRDPDELLPWDHLDYGVTKEFLKAEWERSQQGIYTRDCRNGDCSGCGACDFSRVRPQLVEHAADATISAALPPQAIDMADSGHARVRLRFEKRGSMRFLSHLEMLNLFTRAVSRAGIPIRFSQGFHPHPRFSFATALSVGVESYCEYMDLDINGGCTAQQVMDGLNSVLPSGVLVVVAEEIPLNSPSLSVIIKAVRYRVTLPGALAQGLDAQVAAFLALDSLPYRREKRGKVTEFDLRHEARSIVVTAAGELDLVISRGKPLEFVAAITGLPLEQLADCKIEKLDCIFTDSLGLD, from the coding sequence ATGGGGCATGAGATGGGCGCAGTGATAAAGCCCGATGCCGAGCTGCGCATTGCCCTGGCATTCCCCGACGTGTACGAGGTGGGGATGAGTCATCTGGGGCTCAAGATACTCTACGCCATACTCAATGCATTGCCATGGGTCGCGGCGGAGCGTGTCTATGCGCCCTGGCCGGATATGGAAGAGCTGCTTCGCCGGGAAGGGCTGCCGCTGGTGACCCTGGAGACGGCCAGATCGCTGGCCGATGTTCAGATTGTCGGGTTCACGCTCCAGTACGAGCTTTCCTATACCAATATCCTGAACATGCTGGACCTGGCCGGCATACCTCTTTGTGCTGCCGATCGCACCGAGCGTGACCCGCTGGTTATAGGGGGTGGACCTTGCGCGGCCAATCCCGAACCGTTGGCTGATTTTTTCGATGCATTCGTGCTGGGAGACGGGGAAGAGGTTGTCATCGAGCTGGTCGTTGCCGTCAGGGAGGGGCGCCGCGCCGGTCTGTCGCGGGAGCAGATACTGGATCGCCTGGCCGGAATCCCCGGCGTCTATGTGCCCTCGCTCTTCGAGATTGCCTATGATCCCTCTGGCAGGGTCAGCGGAATCAAGGCGAAAAAGGCCGGCTACGAACGGGTACAGCGCCGCTGTCTGCCCGATCTGGAACATGCTCCCTTTCCCGTAGCCCCGGTCGTCCCTTTTTTGAAGACGGTGCACGACCGGGTGAGTATCGAGATAGCCCGCGGCTGCACCCGCGGGTGCCGGTTCTGCCAGGCAGGATACCTCTATCGCCCGGTGCGCGAGCGCTCGCCGGAACGGGTGCTCTCCTGCGTGGCTGATTCGCTTCGTGCGTCAGGCTACGAGGAGATCTCCCTTCTTTCCCTCTCTGCCGGCGATTACAGCTGTATCGAACCGCTGCTCAAGGCCTTGATGGGCCGCTATGCCGAAGATCGGATCGCGGTGTCGCTGCCGTCGCTTCGGGTGGGGACACTTACCCAGGAGCTGGTGGATGAGATAAAAAAGGTACGTAAAACAGGGTTTACCCTTGCTCCCGAAGCCGGCAGCGAACGTATGCGGCAGGCTATCAACAAAGGGATCAGCGAGCAGGACCTGCTGGACAACGCCTATGCCGCCTATGCCGCCGGGTGGCGGCTCATCAAGCTCTACTTCATGATCGGTCTGCCCGGAGAGACCGATGATGACGTGCTGGCCATAGTCGATCTGGCACGGAAGGTCAAGGTGCAGGGGAAGCGGGCCGGCCGGGGTGGCGAGGTGAATGTTTCCGTCTCCAATTTTGTCCCCAAGTCCCATACCCCGTTTCAATGGTCTGCCCAGATCGACGAGTCCGAGATCCTTGCCCGCCAGAAGTTGCTGCGGGGGGAATTGCGGCGGGGAAAGCTCAACTTCAAATGGCACGATGCTCCCCTCTCTTCCCTGGAAGGGGTGTTTGCCAGGGGGGATCGCCGCCTTGGCAAGGTGCTGCTGCGTGCCCATGCCGCGGGCTGCCGGTTCGATGGCTGGGGCGAGCACTTCAGGAGTGACCTCTGGCAGCAGGTCTTTGCCGAGTGCATGGTTGAGCCGGGGTGGTATCTGCGGCAGCGCGATCCGGACGAACTGCTCCCCTGGGATCATCTGGATTACGGTGTTACCAAGGAGTTTCTCAAGGCCGAGTGGGAGCGGTCGCAGCAGGGTATTTACACCAGGGACTGCCGCAATGGAGACTGCAGCGGTTGTGGTGCCTGTGATTTCAGCCGGGTCAGGCCGCAGCTCGTGGAACATGCTGCAGATGCCACGATATCGGCTGCACTTCCTCCCCAGGCTATTGACATGGCTGACAGCGGGCATGCGCGGGTCAGGCTCCGTTTCGAGAAGCGGGGCTCCATGCGCTTTCTCAGCCATCTCGAAATGCTGAACCTTTTCACCAGGGCGGTCAGCCGGGCCGGCATTCCGATCCGGTTTTCCCAGGGATTCCACCCCCATCCCCGCTTTTCTTTTGCGACAGCGCTCTCTGTCGGCGTCGAATCGTACTGCGAATACATGGATCTCGACATCAACGGCGGCTGTACGGCGCAGCAGGTCATGGATGGTCTCAATAGTGTGCTCCCCTCCGGCGTGCTGGTTGTTGTTGCGGAAGAAATTCCATTGAACAGCCCCTCACTGTCGGTTATCATTAAGGCTGTGCGCTATCGGGTGACCCTGCCGGGAGCATTGGCTCAAGGGCTGGATGCGCAGGTGGCCGCATTCCTTGCACTGGACTCCCTCCCCTACAGACGCGAGAAGCGGGGCAAGGTCACCGAGTTCGACCTGCGTCATGAGGCCCGCTCGATTGTCGTGACCGCTGCCGGGGAGTTGGACCTGGTGATCTCCCGGGGAAAGCCGCTCGAGTTTGTGGCGGCGATTACCGGGCTCCCCCTGGAGCAGCTGGCTGACTGCAAGATAGAAAAACTCGACTGCATATTTACCGATTCTCTCGGATTGGATTAG
- a CDS encoding Rne/Rng family ribonuclease has translation MANELVINTAPHETRIALIENGTIAELYIERSKVKGIVGNIYKGKVVRVLPGMQAAFVDIGLEKAAFLYVADVFDAIDEYESFMEGNGGKKEDSRDTGDADGSTPLHPMHPIEELLQEGQELLVQVSKEPIGTKGARITSHISLPGRHLVYIPTVDHVGISRRIEDEEERERLKGIVERIKPVGSGFIVRTVSEGKSEDDLMADMKYLLKLWEEVAKKKDKVNAPALIHSDLDVTQKVVRDILTEQVDRIVVDSKPEYDRIVQFISTFMPKMKYSIELYDEEEPIFDHFGLEVEISRALGRKVWLKSGGYIIIEQTEALTAIDVNTGRFVGKHNLEDTILKTNLEAVKEIAYQLRLRNIGGIIIIDFIDMEKEVNREKVFTALEEAMKSDKSKTNILKISDLGLVEMTRKRVRESMGRMMCEPCPYCEGRGYVKSKTTICHEIFRELRREMLDIRGTKAMLTVHPQVADLLYDEERKGLEELERRFKKRITVRAKPGFHQEQFEILIN, from the coding sequence ATGGCAAACGAACTGGTAATCAATACCGCCCCCCACGAAACCCGGATTGCCCTCATCGAGAATGGCACCATTGCCGAGCTCTATATCGAGCGGAGCAAGGTGAAGGGCATTGTCGGGAACATCTACAAGGGGAAGGTCGTCAGGGTGCTGCCGGGGATGCAGGCGGCATTCGTGGACATCGGTCTGGAAAAGGCCGCGTTTCTCTATGTGGCTGACGTTTTCGACGCCATTGACGAGTATGAATCGTTCATGGAGGGGAATGGCGGCAAGAAGGAGGACAGCCGGGATACGGGTGATGCCGACGGCTCGACTCCACTCCATCCCATGCACCCCATCGAGGAGTTGCTTCAGGAAGGGCAGGAACTCCTGGTGCAGGTTTCCAAGGAACCGATCGGCACCAAGGGTGCGCGGATCACGTCGCACATCTCCCTGCCCGGCCGTCACCTGGTCTACATTCCAACGGTGGACCATGTCGGCATTTCCCGCAGGATCGAGGACGAGGAAGAACGAGAGCGGCTGAAGGGGATCGTGGAGCGGATCAAGCCCGTTGGCAGCGGCTTTATCGTCCGGACCGTTTCCGAGGGGAAGAGCGAAGACGATCTCATGGCCGACATGAAGTACCTGCTCAAGCTCTGGGAAGAGGTTGCCAAAAAGAAGGACAAGGTGAACGCTCCGGCCCTGATCCACTCCGATCTCGACGTGACACAGAAGGTGGTGCGGGACATCCTGACCGAGCAGGTGGACCGGATCGTGGTCGATTCGAAGCCGGAATACGACCGGATCGTCCAGTTCATCAGCACCTTCATGCCCAAGATGAAATACTCCATCGAGCTCTATGACGAAGAAGAGCCGATCTTCGATCACTTCGGCCTGGAGGTGGAGATCAGCAGGGCCTTGGGCCGCAAGGTCTGGCTGAAGAGCGGCGGCTACATCATCATCGAACAGACCGAGGCGCTCACGGCCATCGACGTGAACACCGGCCGTTTCGTCGGCAAGCATAACCTGGAAGACACCATCCTCAAGACCAACCTGGAAGCGGTGAAAGAGATTGCCTATCAGTTGCGGTTGCGCAACATCGGCGGCATTATCATCATCGATTTCATCGACATGGAGAAAGAGGTCAACCGGGAGAAGGTCTTCACCGCCCTCGAAGAGGCCATGAAGTCGGACAAGTCCAAGACCAACATCCTGAAGATCTCCGATCTTGGCCTGGTGGAGATGACCCGCAAGCGGGTGCGGGAGAGCATGGGGCGGATGATGTGCGAGCCGTGTCCGTACTGCGAGGGGCGCGGCTACGTCAAGTCCAAGACCACCATCTGCCATGAGATATTCCGGGAACTGCGGCGGGAGATGCTCGATATCCGGGGGACCAAGGCGATGCTGACCGTCCACCCCCAGGTGGCGGACCTGCTCTATGACGAGGAGCGCAAAGGCCTTGAAGAGCTGGAGCGCAGGTTCAAGAAGCGGATCACGGTCCGTGCCAAGCCCGGTTTCCATCAGGAACAGTTCGAGATCCTTATCAATTGA
- a CDS encoding Rieske 2Fe-2S domain-containing protein, translating to MQFACKVAEIPNWGKKVVTVGGQQVLLVNVKGALYACENECPHQGSPLNGGIVKDGPILSCPRHGYRFNLQSGACSDYPEYTLKTYAVQVVGDDVMVDVE from the coding sequence ATGCAGTTTGCCTGCAAGGTAGCGGAAATCCCCAACTGGGGAAAGAAAGTGGTGACGGTGGGGGGGCAGCAGGTGCTGCTGGTCAACGTGAAGGGCGCTCTCTACGCCTGTGAAAACGAATGCCCCCATCAGGGCAGCCCCCTGAACGGCGGGATCGTCAAGGATGGTCCGATCCTCTCCTGCCCCCGCCACGGCTACCGCTTCAATCTGCAGTCCGGCGCATGCAGCGACTATCCGGAATATACGCTCAAGACCTACGCGGTGCAGGTCGTCGGCGATGACGTGATGGTGGACGTCGAATAG
- the rplU gene encoding 50S ribosomal protein L21, whose product MYAVVKTGGKQYKVSEGDLLRVEKLEGAVGDTIELNDVLMVGGDTVKIGTPLVPSASVVGTIVEQGKDKKILVFKSKRRKNSRKLNGHRQMRTILKIDKINA is encoded by the coding sequence ATGTACGCAGTTGTGAAAACCGGAGGGAAGCAGTATAAAGTTTCCGAAGGCGACCTGCTGAGGGTCGAAAAGCTTGAGGGCGCGGTGGGTGATACCATCGAGCTCAATGACGTCCTGATGGTTGGCGGCGACACGGTAAAGATCGGAACACCGTTAGTGCCCAGCGCGTCCGTGGTCGGCACCATTGTCGAGCAGGGGAAGGACAAGAAGATCCTGGTCTTCAAATCCAAGCGCCGCAAGAACTCCCGTAAGCTGAATGGTCACCGCCAGATGCGGACCATTCTCAAGATTGACAAGATTAACGCCTAG
- the rpmA gene encoding 50S ribosomal protein L27, whose amino-acid sequence MAHKKGVGSSRNGRDSDGQRLGCKKFGGENVRAGNIIYRQRGTKIHPGNNVGCGKDYTLFALVDGIVKYERMGRDRKKVSVYPAN is encoded by the coding sequence ATGGCACACAAAAAAGGGGTCGGCAGTTCCAGGAACGGCCGCGATTCAGATGGACAGAGGCTTGGCTGCAAGAAGTTCGGCGGCGAAAATGTCCGGGCTGGCAACATCATCTACCGTCAGCGTGGCACCAAGATCCATCCCGGTAACAACGTGGGGTGCGGCAAGGACTACACCCTGTTCGCCCTTGTCGATGGCATCGTGAAATACGAGCGGATGGGACGGGACAGAAAAAAGGTGTCGGTCTACCCGGCCAACTAG